A genomic stretch from Cydia amplana chromosome 1, ilCydAmpl1.1, whole genome shotgun sequence includes:
- the LOC134648601 gene encoding peroxiredoxin-5, mitochondrial, producing MFPTTSLITRGITAFTSRTARALHTSLLAMAPIKVGDNIPAADLFEDSPANKVNTCELGSGKKVVLFAVPGAFTPGCSKTHLPGYVQNADKIKADGVDEIVCISVNDPYVMAAWGAQHNTKGKVRMLADPNGTFIKALDLGTNLPPLGGFRSKRFSMVLNDNKVEQLNVEPDGTGLSCSLADKLKVKK from the exons ATGTTTCCCACGACCTCTCTAATTACTCGAGGTATTACTGCATTTACCTCGCGAACAGCACGAGCGCTGCACACGTCTCTGCTAGCCATGGCACCAATAAAG GTTGGAGACAACATACCGGCAGCGGATTTATTTGAGGATTCACCAGCGAATAAAGTGAACACGTGCGAGTTGGGTTCGGGAAAGAAAGTTGTATTGTTCGCCGTGCCCGGCGCCTTCACCCCGGGCTGCTCGAAGACACACTTGCCCGGCTACGTGCAAAATGCCGACAAGATCAAGGCCGATGGAGTTGATGAGATCGTGTGCATCTCCGTGAACGATCCTTATGTGATGGCTGCATGGGGGGCCCAACACAATACTAAAGGAAAG GTCCGAATGCTAGCTGACCCCAATGGCACATTCATCAAGGCCCTGGACCTTGGAACTAACCTGCCTCCGCTCGGTGGTTTCCGTTCCAAACGATTCTCTATGGTCCTCAACGACAACAAAGTTGAACAGCTGAATGTTGAGCCAGATGGCACTGGTCTTTCATGCTCCCTTGCGGACAAACTAAAAGTTAAGAAGTAA
- the LOC134648292 gene encoding chromatin assembly factor 1 subunit B, with protein MKFAIPEISWHNRDPVLSVDFQPKTEANGPLRLATGGTDSHVLIWYVSPLESGSVNLEVVADLTRHQKAVNVVRWSPSGQYLASGDDESIIFVWQQKTEKDPMPADPNEEQYKETWVIYKTLRGHLEDVLDLSWASNSLHLASGSVDNKLVVWDVTRGKYSSILSDHKGFVQGVAWDPKGQLIASASTDRVFRTFDITTKKVTSRSSKASLPFPASHPLHGVPVRLYHDDTLQTYYRRLQFSPDGMLIAVPAGRIEAEVKMEIKPINAVYIYTRYSLKVPACILPCGDPALVARWSPVSYSLRADGPRGLALRRRMLLAVATRRSVMVYDTQQKTPIAVISNIHYTRLTDLSWSPDGRTLVASSTDGYCSVVSFADGELGQVLPDAPEEPPKDVAEQMEVDTEEQAEADKAVKDTKPAEKKEEPTRSPKPKTRKIDSFIKFKAPSEKSPKKRKSEPKQKTPVKIDLLVETAMPSWSDNSSNDIIKPPSDGDKNSQDEVMVIEDSEDMKLVYEETEHNKSSESQSPTKATTNKSDTADSKTSNESPPKAKVSPKNTMNSFLKQAKVTDMKEPVEVALVPSPKAPRRVSFVTLSSPKNSKKKL; from the exons ATGAAGTTTGCTATCCCCGAGATTTCTTGGCATAATAGGGATCCTGTACTTAGTGTAGATTTTCAGCCAAAAACTGAAGCAAATGGTCCATTGCGATTAGCAACTGGAGGAACAGATTCTCACGTATTG ATATGGTACGTGTCTCCATTGGAAAGCGGTTCAGTGAATTTAGAAGTAGTAGCCGACCTCACACGACATCAGAAAGCAGTGAACGTGGTACGGTGGTCGCCCAGCGGCCAGTATCTGGCATCGGGGGACGATGAGTCGATCATATTCGTTTGGCAGCAGAAGACAGAGAAAGACCCCATGCCTGCTGATCCTAATGAAGAACAATACAAAGAAACTTGGGTCATATATAAG ACTCTCCGTGGACACTTAGAAGATGTATTAGACCTTAGCTGGGCTTCCAACTCACTGCACCTGGCATCCGGCTCCGTGGATAACAAGCTGGTGGTTTGGGACGTAACTCGGGGGAAGTACAGCTCCATCCTCAGTGACCACAAAGGCTTTGTGCAAGGTGTGGCCTGGGACCCTAAGGGGCAGTTGATTGCGTCTGCTAGCACTGACAG AGTATTCCGCACATTCGACATCACCACAAAGAAGGTGACATCTCGCAGCAGCAAGGCCTCCCTCCCGTTCCCCGCGTCGCACCCCCTCCATGGCGTGCCGGTGCGGCTGTACCACGACGACACCCTGCAGACCTACTACAGGCGCCTGCAGTTCAGCCCCGACGGCATGCTCATAGCCGTGCCCGCGGGGAGAATAGAGGCGGAGGTGAAGATGGAAATCAAGCCGATAAATGCAGTTTATATTTATACGAGATATAGTTTGAAAGT GCCGGCGTGCATTCTGCCCTGCGGTGATCCCGCGCTAGTGGCGCGCTGGAGCCCCGTGTCGTACAGCCTGCGGGCGGACGGGCCGCGCGGCCTGGCGCTGCGCCGGCGCATGCTGCTGGCCGTGGCCACGCGCCGCTCCGTCATGGTCTACGACACGCAGCAGAAGACGCCCATTGCCGTTATATCCAACATACACTATACGAG ACTGACGGACCTGAGCTGGTCGCCGGACGGGCGCACGCTGGTGGCATCCAGCACGGACGGCTACTGCTCCGTCGTCTCCTTCGCGGACGGCGAGCTGGGACAGGTGCTGCCGGACGCGCCCGAGGAACCTCCCAAGGATGTCGCGG AACAAATGGAAGTTGACACGGAAGAGCAGGCTGAAGCAGACAAAGCTGTCAAGGACACGAAACCAGCAGAGAAAAAGGAAGAACCTACCCGGAGCCCGAAGCCCAAGACACGTAAAATAGACTCCTTCATAAAATTTAAAGCACCTTCtgaaaaatcgccaaaaaagCGAAAGTCGGAGCCCAAACAAAAAACACCAGTGAAAATAGACCTCCTCGTCGAAACTGCCATGCCGTCGTGGTCAGACAACTCCAGCAACGATATCATTAAACCACCCTCAGACGGAGACAAAAACAGTCAAGATGAAGTGATGGTAATAGAAGATAGTGAAGATATGAAACTCGTATACGAAGAAACTGAACACAATAAATCTAGTGAAAGTCAATCACCAACTAAAGCAACTACTAACAAATCAGACACAGCCGATTCTAAAACGTCAAATGAGAGCCCTCCCAAAGCAAAGGTTTCTCCTAAAAATACCATGAACTCGTTCCTAAAGCAAGCCAAGGTGACGGACATGAAGGAGCCCGTGGAGGTGGCATTGGTTCCTAGCCCGAAGGCGCCCAGGCGGGTCAGCTTCGTCACGCTGTCTAGCCCCAAGAATTCTAAGAAGAAACTATAG